A segment of the Nostoc sp. TCL26-01 genome:
TAAATACGGTTAATCTATCAACTTACAGATGTTTGCACTTGCAGTTTTTGCATGAGTATGACATACTCATGGTTAATAGTAAGTACACTAATTCGACCGACTTACCGTACTTTAGTAAATAACCTAGTTAGAGATGTGATTCGCACCTCAAAAAGTTTTGGTGTAAGGAACTAATCATGCTTGAAGATGCACAAGGGCTAGTAGTAACAACAGATTCAGTCAAAGCGATCGCTGCCATTAACCGTTTTAGCAGCCAGATGTTGAGTTATGGCAAAGATGCCCAGACAGCAATTTTACAAGCCATTGCCGCAGATCCCACTTGTGCATTAGCTCATGCTTATGCGGCAGCTTATTATCTCACCCAAGAAAACCACAAAGCTTGGCAGCAAGCTCAACCATATCTGCGCGCAGCACAACAGCATTCTGCCAAGATTACTGCCAGAGAAAAATTATATGTGCAAGGGATTACCGCTTGGGCAAATCAGGAGATTGAGGTAGCGATCGCCATTCATGAAGAAATTACTGATAGCTTTCCGCGTGACTTGATTTCCGTACAGCAGGGACAGTATCACTATTTTTACTTGGGTGATAAAGTAAGATTACGGCAAATTGCCCAAAAAGTCTTAGCTAGCAATCTGGAAAATCACTATTTATACGGTATGGTGGCGTTTGGATTAGAACAATGTCACCAACTAGAAGCAGCAGAGAACATGGCTAATCAAGCGATCGCTGTAAATAAATATGATCCTTGGGCGCATCATGCGATCGCTCATGTTATGGAAACGCAAGGAAGAGTTTATGAAGGGATAGCTTGGATGGAGAGTTTTGCTCATACCTGGGAAAACTGCAACTCTATGCTCTACACTCACAACTGGTGGCACATCGCCCTATATTATTTGCAGTTGCAAAACCATGAGAAAGTCCTAAACCTTTATGACACACACATTTGGGAACGTGCCAATAAACAATCTCCCAAAGATCAAGTAGGAGCCATATCATTATTATTGCGCTTAGAATTACATGGTGTAGATGTGGGCGATCGTTGGCAAGGCATCAGTCCTTATCTTTACAGCCGGATTGATGAACACGCTTTACCATTTCAAGACTTACATTATGTCTATGCCCTTGCTAAAGCTGGACACTATGATTGGGTAAATCAAATGCTTGTGAGTATGCAGTATCACACCTTGAGTATTAATCCTTTCCTGCGATGGAGTTGGTTAGAGGTTGCCATCCCCACCGCTAGAGCGATGGTAGCTCATGCCAAGGGAGATTTTCAGACAACAGTTGCCGAACTCAAGCCGATTTTGTCACGCTTGCATGAAATTGGTGG
Coding sequences within it:
- a CDS encoding tetratricopeptide repeat protein, producing MLEDAQGLVVTTDSVKAIAAINRFSSQMLSYGKDAQTAILQAIAADPTCALAHAYAAAYYLTQENHKAWQQAQPYLRAAQQHSAKITAREKLYVQGITAWANQEIEVAIAIHEEITDSFPRDLISVQQGQYHYFYLGDKVRLRQIAQKVLASNLENHYLYGMVAFGLEQCHQLEAAENMANQAIAVNKYDPWAHHAIAHVMETQGRVYEGIAWMESFAHTWENCNSMLYTHNWWHIALYYLQLQNHEKVLNLYDTHIWERANKQSPKDQVGAISLLLRLELHGVDVGDRWQGISPYLYSRIDEHALPFQDLHYVYALAKAGHYDWVNQMLVSMQYHTLSINPFLRWSWLEVAIPTARAMVAHAKGDFQTTVAELKPILSRLHEIGGSHAQRVLFGQVYEDAVLSAQKQSWVYAVS